The following coding sequences are from one Sesamum indicum cultivar Zhongzhi No. 13 linkage group LG11, S_indicum_v1.0, whole genome shotgun sequence window:
- the LOC105173679 gene encoding uncharacterized protein LOC105173679 — translation MDGTQYTVTLDEFKLFHGIDRTLYAVLVRDLGRDTLECLHIMGLWLWLERGGFCNFVSKILSLPPFLINELADEAVICLKCINTQLSEVAEIPLTHSLAKKDISLQFFQENRRTARHEIQSLITGVCIPSLSDIMEKTLHNESPTHSQIMLLSHAASTTSPLNQIPAGSFVDSSSMISNLRTAANTKARANETSRNERTMFVTFSKGYPVTETEVRQFFTRLFGNCIESFHMQEVVSPNEQALYAKIVFLRSSFIRAILSGVSKAKFTINGKHVWMRKFVPKNERPLPMYL, via the coding sequence ATGGATGGTACACAATATACAGTGACACTAGATGAGTTCAAGCTCTTTCATGGGATTGATCGAACACTGTACGCTGTTCTTGTAAGGGATCTTGGGCGTGATACCCTCGAATGCCTCCACATTATGGGCTTGTGGTTGTGGTTAGAACGAGGAGGGTTTTGTAATTTCGTAAGTAAAATCTTGTCTCTTCCTCCATTCTTGATCAATGAACTTGCCGACGAGGCTGTAATATGCCTCAAGTGTATAAACACTCAGTTGTCGGAAGTAGCCGAAATCCCACTGACCCATAGCCTTGCAAAGAAAGATATATCCCTGCAGTTCTTCCAAGAAAACAGGCGCACTGCTCGTCACGAAATCCAAAGTTTGATTACCGGAGTCTGCATACCTTCACTATCTGACATAATGGAGAAAACGCTGCACAACGAGAGCCCGACCCATAGTCAAATCATGCTACTTAGTCATGCAGCATCGACGACTTCTCCCCTAAACCAAATCCCGGCAGGATCTTTCGTTGACAGTTCGTCCATGATCTCTAACTTGAGAACCGCTGCAAACACTAAAGCACGGGCTAACGAGACGTCAAGGAACGAGAGGACGATGTTCGTCACATTCTCAAAAGGCTATCCGGTGACTGAAACTGAAGTCAGGCAGTTCTTCACAAGGCTGTTTGGGAACTGCATAGAATCATTCCACATGCAAGAGGTAGTAAGCCCTAATGAGCAAGCGCTTTACGCTAAAATCGTCTTCCTTAGATCGTCGTTCATTCGGGCGATTCTCAGTGGAGTTAGCAAGGCCAAGTTCACCATCAATGGGAAACATGTTTGGATGAGGAAGTTTGTGCCCAAGAATGAGAGACCGCTGCCTATGTATCTGTAG